From a region of the Sminthopsis crassicaudata isolate SCR6 chromosome 6, ASM4859323v1, whole genome shotgun sequence genome:
- the LOC141547756 gene encoding ELL-associated factor 1-like, with translation MKSTRNPLLDGKEHCLTLGDSFEKRPKSSFHTIRYDLKPASVDPSGEGELQVGKGDEVKVWLPHFPGAAAPKTVFKGNKRPYERDCILIINHDTGECVLEKLSSSVQVKKLRTEGGSKTQARVEPPPAPAPPTPLAFRAAGKTPVGPKACPVKEDAPGELQLEDIKRELRAEMNRMETLRDSSTSDSDSSSSEEEDDSESSSTEDQEPVTAKASSSQRPPLQSPHRSPMENSSSRLPGNHQLMSILQQDLQLTDSDSDSNV, from the exons ATGAAGAGCACCAGGAACCCGCTGTTGGACGGCAAGGAGCACTGCCTGACTCTCGGGGACAGCTTTGAGAAGAGGCCCAAGTCCTCGTTCCACACGATCCGCTATGATTTGAAGCCGGCCTCTGTAGACCCATCAGGGGAAGGAGAGCTCCAGGTGGGCAAGGGAGACGAGGTCAAGGTCTGGCTGCCTCACTTCCCTGGCGCTGCAGCCCCAAAGACtgtcttcaaaggaaacaaaagaccctATGAGAGAGACTGTATTCTCATCATTAATCATGATACCGGCGAATGTGTGTTGGAAAAACTCAGCAGCAGCGTTCAGGTCAAGAAGCTGAGaactgagggagggagcaaaacccAGGCAAGAGTGGAACCGCCCCCTGCACCGGCACCGCCCACTCCCCTAGCATTCCGAGCCGCAGGGAAGACACCTGTTGGGCCAAAAGCCTGTCCAGTGAAAGAGGATGCTCCCGGGGAACTCCAGTTGGAGGACATTAAGAGAGAGCTGAGAGCCGAGATGAATCGGATGGAGACCCTCAGAGACAGCAGCACCTCAGACTCTGACAGCTCCAGCAGTGAAGAGGAGGA TGACTCTGAGAGCTCCAGCACTGAAGACCAGGAGCCTGTCACAGCCAAAGCCTCCTCCTCCCAGCGTCCTCCTCTGCAGTCACCTCACAGAAGCCCTATGGAGAACAGCAGCAGCCGGCTCCCTGGGAATCaccagctgatgagcatattgCAACAAGATTTACAACTCACTGACTCTGACAGTGACAGCAACGTCTAA
- the LOC141547985 gene encoding ELL-associated factor 1-like translates to MKSTRNPLLDGKEHCLTLGDSFEKRPKSSFHTIRYDLKPASLDPSGEGELQVGKGDEVKVWLPHFPGAAAPKTVFKGNKRPYERDCILIINHDTGECVLEKLSSSVQVKKLRTEGGSKTQARVEPPPAPAPPTPLAFRAAGKTPVGPKACPVKEDAPGELQLEDIKRELRAEMNQMETLRDSSTSDSDSSSSEEEDDSESSSTEDQEPVTAKASSSQRPPLQSPHRSPMENSSSRLPGNHQLMSILQQDLQLTDSDSDSNV, encoded by the exons ATGAAGAGCACCAGGAACCCGCTGTTGGACGGCAAGGAGCACTGCCTGACTCTCGGGGACAGCTTTGAGAAGAGGCCCAAGTCCTCGTTCCACACGATCCGCTATGATTTGAAGCCGGCCTCTTTAGACCCATCAGGGGAAGGAGAGCTCCAGGTGGGCAAGGGAGACGAGGTCAAGGTCTGGCTGCCTCACTTCCCTGGCGCTGCCGCCCCAAAGACtgtcttcaaaggaaacaaaagaccctATGAGAGAGACTGTATTCTCATCATTAATCACGATACCGGCGAATGTGTGTTGGAAAAACTCAGCAGCAGCGTTCAGGTCAAGAAGCTGAGaactgagggagggagcaaaacccAGGCAAGAGTGGAACCGCCCCCTGCACCGGCACCGCCCACTCCCCTAGCATTCCGAGCCGCAGGGAAGACACCTGTTGGGCCAAAAGCCTGTCCAGTGAAAGAGGATGCTCCCGGGGAACTCCAGTTGGAGGACATTAAGAGAGAGCTGAGAGCCGAGATGAATCAGATGGAGACCCTCAGAGACAGCAGCACCTCAGACTCTGACAGCTCCAGCAGTGAAGAGGAGGA TGACTCTGAGAGCTCCAGCACTGAAGACCAGGAGCCTGTCACAGCCAAAGCCTCCTCCTCCCAGCGTCCTCCTCTGCAGTCACCTCACAGAAGCCCTATGGAGAACAGCAGCAGCCGGCTCCCTGGGAATCaccagctgatgagcatattgCAACAAGATTTACAACTCACTGACTCTGACAGTGACAGCAACGTCTAA